A stretch of DNA from Callospermophilus lateralis isolate mCalLat2 unplaced genomic scaffold, mCalLat2.hap1 Scaffold_2286, whole genome shotgun sequence:
GCAGGTACAGAAGCTGAACTGGGCACTCAGAGCGGCAATGCAATGGATACATTGGTATTTCCCATGGGACTATCCAGGTTGGCATAAGAAGCAAggaagcagaagggaagtggttcaaaatgaccctagttgagtacaagttagagagtgattactaacatctagacaatcaatctctgacagggtacatgcccaagaaaaatggaaaccaaagagaacaattttacattgtataagaattgctattttgtgttgccaagtatgtCATGATAGGTaactattaatgggtacagaggctgggctttcccatgggaaaagcatttcttacatgacatgaagtctcagggtaaaatggagtctgtttggtcattgctcatatagcctggcccataacactaGGAGCCTCTTGAAGCTAATTATTTTTGCAAgtattaaaactaaaaattaaaagaaaaatggctTTTTTAAAGAGTTTCAAATACAATTCTTTGTCCCAAGACAAGGGAACATAGAACAATAAGGCACATTGTGTACTAAAGGAGAAGACTGCAAGTCACCAGAGGTCCGATCATCAGTAGACACCGAGTCATGTGACCTTGGGACACCTGAAATATGTAAAGTGCAAGTTGGTATGAGTTATAAAATCCACACAAGGGTCTCCAAAATTAGAATTAAAACAAGATATAAAAGCACAGTAATAATATCAGATATGTATAAGTAATAAATGTCAATGTACTGAATTTATGTAAAAAAGTTGTAACAAGAGTACAATATAAAATCAATTCATTGTTTATGCTGTATTAATTATAGCACTTCCTATAAAACACATgttaataattattatatttatgcTTAGAAATTGACATATCTAATTAATTTTGCTAATAAATATGTTATTAAAAATGTAATTACATATGTAGATTATATATACCGCTATAGGTCAGCACTGTTCTAGAGAGTTCCCAGTCTGCATGGAGAGAAGCCATACAGAGGAGCAGAGATTGCCATGCTCACTTCTTTCTGGAGGAGAGCATCCCCCAGACTCTTCCCATGGCCCCCAGCACCTCtttgttcctcaggctgtagatgatGGGGTTGAGCATGGGGGTGAGGATGGTATAGAAGACAGCCAGGCTTTTATCCTCTGCTGGGGTGCGGAGACTCCTGGGCCGGAGATAAGTGTAGACAAAAGGAGCATAGTAAAATGTCACCACGGTTAAATGTGTGAAGCATgtggtgaaggcctttttcctcccttCTTTTGAGCGCATTTGGAAGACAGCAAAAAGGACCCGTCCATAGGAGGCCATGATGccaaggaaaggaaggaggagaaatATGACTGTGCTCCCAAAAATTGTGTACTCATAGACCCAGGTGTCCATACAGACCAGAGGCAACATGGTGGGGACCTCACAGAAAAAGTGATTGATGACCCTAGACCTGCAGTAAGGAAGATGAAGGGCATAGATGGTATGTACCAGAGAGTGAATGGAGCCCAGTATCCAGGTTCCTATGATCATCTTCAAACACATAATTTTACTCATGCAGACAGGATAATGGAGAGGGTGGCAGATGGCCACaaagcggtcataggccatggaAGCCAGAAGTAAGCCTTCAGAACATGCAATGGTGACAAAGAAGAACATTTGCACACCACAGCCCAGGAAGGAGATACTCTTCTGGCCAGAGAGGAAGTTGATGGCCATCTTGGGGACAGTGGTAGAGATGTACATCAGGTCCATGAGGGAGAGCTGGCTGAGGAGAAAGTACATGGGGCTGTGGAGCCGGGGGTCCAAGAAGATGAGGGCAGTCATCCCTGAGTTCCCCAAACAGGCGAGAACAAACGCAAAGATGATCAGGAGCAAGAGAAGGAGGCCAGTTTGGTTTTGGGGTAACAGGCCCATTAAAATAAAgtcacttaaagtttggttccattTCTCCAT
This window harbors:
- the LOC143387127 gene encoding olfactory receptor 2L13-like, which produces MEKWNQTLSDFILMGLLPQNQTGLLLLLLIIFAFVLACLGNSGMTALIFLDPRLHSPMYFLLSQLSLMDLMYISTTVPKMAINFLSGQKSISFLGCGVQMFFFVTIACSEGLLLASMAYDRFVAICHPLHYPVCMSKIMCLKMIIGTWILGSIHSLVHTIYALHLPYCRSRVINHFFCEVPTMLPLVCMDTWVYEYTIFGSTVIFLLLPFLGIMASYGRVLFAVFQMRSKEGRKKAFTTCFTHLTVVTFYYAPFVYTYLRPRSLRTPAEDKSLAVFYTILTPMLNPIIYSLRNKEVLGAMGRVWGMLSSRKK